From Cydia splendana chromosome 12, ilCydSple1.2, whole genome shotgun sequence, a single genomic window includes:
- the LOC134795733 gene encoding uncharacterized protein LOC134795733, whose protein sequence is MAHKLKNNHYVATHRGTESPSSGAYLHRGQPRDESDSHRAPSERTLSEYTTMDERTRSPSGEHREHRNGRSRSQHANGSPRADSDVYVTSGAYRPPSQISRQSRAPRSVYSYRSAVAPSVASTHRSKVSRKAGVKVDAMAAPNPFCPNVKGMCCLMLLLNLGLILVTLGFVIVLQFFEPLFVWILGIVFLIFGFITLVGSLIYCVVLCRENPYPQYPDDFYWTHHWSKTIGPSEIHYNASEKPYRQNGHSDRYNKYNGKYSDRESAKGYSDRESKLSRY, encoded by the exons ATGGCGCATAAACTGAAGAACAATCATTACGTGGCGACGCACCGGGGGACGGAGTCGCCTTCGTCTGGGGCGTATTTGCACCGCGGACAACCGAGGGATGAGAGTGATAGTCATAGGGCACCGTCGGAAAGAACGTTGTCCGAGTATACG acaaTGGACGAAAGGACACGATCACCATCCGGCGAGCACCGGGAACACCGCAACGGCCGGAGTCGTTCACAGCACGCCAACGGCTCGCCGCGAGCCGACAGCGACGTGTACGTCACTAGCGGCGCCTACAGACCTCCCTCACAGATCAG CCGGCAGTCTCGTGCGCCGCGCAGCGTGTATTCCTACCGCAGCGCGGTGGCGCCCTCTGTCGCGTCTACACACCGCTCCAAAGTCTCACGGAAG GCGGGGGTGAAAGTAGACGCGATGGCGGCCCCCAACCCGTTCTGCCCCAACGTGAAGGGCATGTGCTGCCTCATGCTGCTCCTCAACCTTGGCCTCATCCTAGTGACGCTGGGCTTCGTCATCGTACTGCAGTTCTTCGAGCCGCTCTTTGTCTG GATATTGGGCATAGTCTTCCTAATATTCGGGTTCATCACACTCGTCGGCAGCCTCATCTACTGCGTGGTCCTCTGCCGCGAGAACCCTTACCCACAATACCCTGACGACTTCTACTGGACACACCACTGGTCCAAGACCATAGGGCCTTCGGAAATACACTACAACGCCAGTGAAAAGCCCTACAGACAAAACGGACACAGTGATAGATATAATAAGTATAACGGGAAGTATTCGGACAGAGAAAGCGCTAAAGGGTACTCGGACAGGGAGAGCAAATTAAGCAGGTATTGA